One region of Diabrotica undecimpunctata isolate CICGRU chromosome 6, icDiaUnde3, whole genome shotgun sequence genomic DNA includes:
- the up gene encoding troponin T, skeletal muscle isoform X4: MSDEEEVYSEGAGDPEFIKRQDQKRSDLDEQLREYITEWRKQRAKEEEDLKKLKEKQAKRKITRADEERKMAERKKAEEERRVREIEEKKQRDIEEKRQRLEEAEKKRQAMMQALKDQNKNKGPNFTITKRDATSQLSAAQLERNKTKEQLEEEKKISLSIRIKPLVLDGLSVDKLRERAQELWDCIVKLETEKYDLEERQKRQDYDLKELKERQKQQLRHKALKKGLDPEALTGKYPPKIQVASKYERRVDTRSYSDKKHLFEGGFDMLYMDTLEKVWKTRIEDFMKRPRSRLPKWFGERPGKKAGDPETPEGEEEGKQAADDDEDLKEPVIEPEPEEEEEEEEVEVDEEEEDDEEEEEE; encoded by the exons GATCAGATCTCGATGAACAGCTTCGCGAGTACATCACAGAATGGCGCAAACAACGTGccaaggaagaagaagacttaaagAAACTCAAGGAAAAACAGGCTAAACGCAAAATTACTCGTGCTGATGAAGAAAGGAAAATGGCAGAACGTAAGAAG GCTGAAGAGGAACGTCGTGTTCGTGAAATTGAAGAGAAGAAACAAAGAGACATTGAGGAAAAGAGACAACGTCTTGAAGAAGCCGAGAAGAAGCGTCAAGCCATGATGCAGGCTCTCAAAgaccaaaacaaaaacaaaggaCCTAACTTCACCATTACCAAGAGGGATGCCACA TCTCAACTCTCCGCCGCTCAACTTGAAAGGAATAAGACTAAGGAACAATtggaagaagaaaagaaaatctcCCTTTCCATCCGTATCAAACCCTTGGTCCTTGATGGCCTTAGCGTAGACAAACTCCGCGAAAGAGCACAAGAACTCTGGGATTGCATCGTCAAATTGGAAACTGAAAAGTATGACTTGGAAGAAAGGCAAAAACGTCAAGACTACGAT CTTAAAGAATTGAAAGAAAGACAAAAGCAGCAGTTGAGACACAAAGCCTTGAAAAAGGGACTAGACCCTGAAGCCCTCACAGGCAAATACCCT CCCAAGATCCAAGTAGCCTCCAAATATGAACGTCGTGTAGACACTAGGTCGTACAGTGATAAAAAACATCTATTTGAAGGA GGCTTTGATATGCTCTATATGGATACCTTGGAAAAAGTATGGAAAACAAGGATTGAAGATTTTATGAAGAGACCACGAT CAAGACTTCCAAAATGGTTCGGTGAAAGACCAGGCAAGAAAGCTGGTGACCCAGAAACTCCAGAAGGTGAAGAAGAAGGTAAACAAGCTGCTGACGATGATGAAGATCTTAAAGAACCAGTGATCGAACCCGAACcagaagaggaggaagaagaagaagaagtcgaggttgacgaagaagaggaagatgaTGAGGAAGAGGAGGAAGAATAA
- the up gene encoding troponin T, skeletal muscle isoform X3 codes for MSDEEEVYSEGAGDPEFIKRQDQKRSDLDEQLREYITEWRKQRAKEEEDLKKLKEKQAKRKITRADEERKMAERKKAEEERRVREIEEKKQRDIEEKRQRLEEAEKKRQAMMQALKDQNKNKGPNFTITKRDATSQLSAAQLERNKTKEQLEEEKKISLSIRIKPLVLDGLSVDKLRERAQELWDCIVKLETEKYDLEERQKRQDYDLKELKERQKQQLRHKALKKGLDPEALTGKYPPKIQVASKYERRVDTRSYSDKKHLFEGGFENIVKDLNEKSWKEKFGQFDSRQKTRLPKWFGERPGKKAGDPETPEGEEEGKQAADDDEDLKEPVIEPEPEEEEEEEEVEVDEEEEDDEEEEEE; via the exons GATCAGATCTCGATGAACAGCTTCGCGAGTACATCACAGAATGGCGCAAACAACGTGccaaggaagaagaagacttaaagAAACTCAAGGAAAAACAGGCTAAACGCAAAATTACTCGTGCTGATGAAGAAAGGAAAATGGCAGAACGTAAGAAG GCTGAAGAGGAACGTCGTGTTCGTGAAATTGAAGAGAAGAAACAAAGAGACATTGAGGAAAAGAGACAACGTCTTGAAGAAGCCGAGAAGAAGCGTCAAGCCATGATGCAGGCTCTCAAAgaccaaaacaaaaacaaaggaCCTAACTTCACCATTACCAAGAGGGATGCCACA TCTCAACTCTCCGCCGCTCAACTTGAAAGGAATAAGACTAAGGAACAATtggaagaagaaaagaaaatctcCCTTTCCATCCGTATCAAACCCTTGGTCCTTGATGGCCTTAGCGTAGACAAACTCCGCGAAAGAGCACAAGAACTCTGGGATTGCATCGTCAAATTGGAAACTGAAAAGTATGACTTGGAAGAAAGGCAAAAACGTCAAGACTACGAT CTTAAAGAATTGAAAGAAAGACAAAAGCAGCAGTTGAGACACAAAGCCTTGAAAAAGGGACTAGACCCTGAAGCCCTCACAGGCAAATACCCT CCCAAGATCCAAGTAGCCTCCAAATATGAACGTCGTGTAGACACTAGGTCGTACAGTGATAAAAAACATCTATTTGAAGGA gGATTCGAAAATATCGTTAAAGATCTCAACGAAAAATCTTGGAAAGAGAAATTTGGACAATTCGATTCCAGGCAAAAAA CAAGACTTCCAAAATGGTTCGGTGAAAGACCAGGCAAGAAAGCTGGTGACCCAGAAACTCCAGAAGGTGAAGAAGAAGGTAAACAAGCTGCTGACGATGATGAAGATCTTAAAGAACCAGTGATCGAACCCGAACcagaagaggaggaagaagaagaagaagtcgaggttgacgaagaagaggaagatgaTGAGGAAGAGGAGGAAGAATAA
- the betaCOP gene encoding coatomer subunit beta, with translation MTAVEQPCYTLINLPTDSEPYNEHQLKMDLEKGEVKVKIRALEKIIHMILAGERLPNGFLMTIIRNVLPLQDHLAKKLLLIFWEIVPKTNPEGKLLQEMILVCDAYRKDLQHPNEFLRGSTLRFLCKLKEPELLEPLMPSIRACLDHRHSYVRRNAVLAIFTIYKNFEALIPDAPELISNYLDGEQDMSCKRNAFLMLLHADQERALSYLASCLDQVNSFGDILQLVIVELIYKVCHSNPAERSRFIRCIYNLLNSSSPAVRYEAAGTLVTLSSAPTAVKAAASCYIELIIKESDNNVKLIVLDRLIALKELPNHERILQDLVMDILRVLSAPDLEVRKKTLSLALELVSSRNIEEMVLVLTKEVSKTVDSEHEDTGKYRQLLVRTLHSCSIKFPDIARSVIPVLIEFLSDNNELAATDVLLFLREAIQKFKELQPLIIEKLIETFKDIKLVKVHRAAIWILGEYASTASDIEVIVGEINRLLGEGSLVEAEQKLIAGETEENAPVPAAGATTLVTSDGTYATQSAFNTVSQTTKEARPPLRQYLMDGDFFIGASLASTLTKLSLRYEDLSTPAASNGFNAKIMLIMAGILHLGKSGLPTKSITNDDKDHILFCLRVLSDRSPIIVEIFKKLCRSALNEMLLAKESVEAISQKSKEKNKRTIQTDDAISFLQLETDKSGELGENVFEMSLSQALVGGRTGGGESVLSSNKLDKITQLTGFSDPVYSEAYVHVNQYDIVLDVLIVNQTNDTLQNCTLELATLGDLKLVEKPQPVVLAPKDFCNIKANVKVASTENGIIFGNIVYDVIGAGSDRNVVVLNDIHIDIMDYIVPASCTDSEFMRMWAEFEWENKVTVNTPLTELSEYLEHLLKSTNLKCLTSEKALSGQCGFMAANLYAKSIFGEDALANLSIEKQFNKPDAPVSGHIRIRAKSQGMALSLGDKVNMTQKSTQHKVVAA, from the exons AAAAGGGTGAGGTGAAAGTAAAGATTAgagcattagaaaaaataattcataTGATTCTGGCAGGAGAAAGGCTACCAAATGGATTTCTAATGACCATCATAAGAAATGTTTTACCTCTTCAAGATCATTTGGCAAAAAAGCTATTATTGATTTTCTGGGAAATAGTTCCAAAAACAAATCCAGAAGGTAAACTACTGCAAGAGATGATTTTAGTATGTGATGCCTATAGAAAAGATCTGCAACATCCAAATGAATTTTTGAGAGGTTCAACACTTCGCTTCTTATGCAAACTAAAAGAACCAGAATTGTTAGAACCACTAATGCCCAGCATTAGAGCTTGTTTAGATCATAGGCACAGCTATGTGAGGAGGAATGCTGTACTTGCAATTTTTACTATCTACAAAAATTTTGAAGCCCTCATTCCAGATGCTCCTGAACTAATTTCCAACTATTTAGATGGTGAGCAAGACATGTCTTGTAAAAGAAATGCCTTTTTAATGCTTCTTCATGCCGACCAAGAAAGGGCATTGTCATATTTGGCATCATGTTTAG atcaAGTAAATTCATTTGGAGATATTCTACAACTGGTAATCGTTGAATTGATATATAAGGTGTGTCATTCCAATCCTGCGGAAAGGTCCAGATTTATTAGATGTATATATAACTTGTTGAACTCAAGCAGTCCTGCTGTCAG GTATGAGGCTGCAGGAACTTTAGTTACCCTCTCCAGTGCTCCAACTGCTGTTAAAGCTGCAGCCAGCTGTTATATTGAGTTAATTATCAAAGAAAGTGACAACAATGTAAAACTCATCGTTTTAGACAGGTTGATCGCGCTTAAGGAGCTTCCCAATCACGAAAGAATTTTGCAGGATTTGGTTATGGATATATTGAGAGTACTCTCTG CTCCTGATTTAGAAGTCCGCAAGAAGACTTTAAGTCTGGCCCTTGAATTAGTTTCTTCACGGAACATAGAAGAAATGGTATTAGTATTAACAAAGGAAGTGAGTAAAACGGTAGACAGTGAACATGAGGATACAGGAAAGTACAGGCAATTATTAGTAAGGACTTTACATTCGTGCTCCATTAAATTCCCAGATATTGCACGTAGTGTTATACCAGTCTTGATTGAATTTTTATCTGATAATAATGAACTGGCTGCCACAGATGTATTGCTGTTCTTAAGGGAAGCAATACAGAAGTTCAAAGAATTACAACCGTTGATTATTGAG AAACTCATCGAAACTTTTAAAGACATTAAATTGGTCAAAGTTCACAGAGCAGCCATTTGGATTTTGGGAGAATACGCCAGTACCGCTTCCGATATCGAAGTTATCGTTGGAGAAATTAACAGATTGTTGGGCGAAGGATCCCTCGTTGAAGCTGAGCAGAAATTAATAGCAGGAGAGACGGAAGAGAACGCTCCTGTACCTGCTGCAGGTGCCACCACTTTGGTTACTTCTGATGGAACATATGCTACCCAATCAGCGTTCAACACTGTGAG CCAAACTACGAAAGAAGCACGACCTCCGCTAAGACAGTACCTCATGGATGGCGATTTTTTCATCGGAGCCTCTTTGGCATCTACATTAACCAAACTGTCTTTGCGGTATGAGGATCTTAGCACTCCTGCTGCTAGCAATGGTTTCAATGCCAAAATTATGCTCATTATGGCTGGAATTCTCCACTTGGGGAAATCAG GACTTCCCACAAAATCAATAACCAACGACGATAAAGACCACATTCTTTTCTGTTTACGAGTTCTATCGGACCGTTCTCCAATTATTGtggaaattttcaaaaaattatgcCGTTCGGCACTAAATGAGATGCTGCTAGCTAAGGAATCAGTCGAGGCGATCTCGCAAAAGAGCAAAGAGAAAAACAAACGCACTATACAAACTGACGATGCTATAAGCTTCCTACAATTAGAGACAGATAAAAGTGGAGAACTAGGAGAAAACGTATTTGAGATGTCGCTGTCACAAGCTTTAGTAGGCGGTCGAACGGGCGGTGGTGAATCAGTATTAAGTTCCAATAAATTAGATAAAATTACACAATTGACTGGTTTTTCGGATCCAGTTTATTCAGAAGCATACGTTCACGTTAATCAGTACGATATCGTGCTTGATGTGTTAATCGTAAATCAAACCAACGATACTTTACAAAATTGCACATTAGAACTGGCTACATTGGGCGATTTGAAATTGGTAGAGAAGCCTCAACCTGTCGTATTGGCACCTAAAGACTTCTGTAACATTAAAGCGAACGTGAAAGTTGCCTCAACGGAAAATGGAATTATATTTGGTAACATTGTGTATGACGTTATAGGAGCGGGTTCAGACAGGAATGTTGTAGTTTTAAATGATATACACATAGATATAATGGACTATATAGTGCCTGCTAGTTGTACAGATAGTGAATTTATGAGAATGTGGGCGGAATTTGAATGGGAAAATAAG gTAACAGTTAACACACCCCTCACAGAACTTTCAGAATACCTCGAACATCTATTGAAAAGCACAAATTTGAAATGTTTAACGTCAGAAAAAGCTCTGAGTGGGCAGTGCGGTTTTATGGCAGCCAATTTATATGCAAAATCCATTTTTGGAGAAGACGCTTTGGCCAATTTAAGTATagaaaaacaatttaataaaCCCGATGCACCAGTAAGCGGCCATATTAGAATAAGAGCCAAAAGTCAG GGTATGGCCTTAAGTTTAGGAGACAAAGTCAATATGACACAGAAGAGCACACAACATAAAGTAGTAGCtgcataa